CTATTTCAAAAAGAAAAAAACGCATTGAGGAGATTCGTTCAGAGCTCAAAGGCATTTCAAATATTCAGGAGGAATATATGAATGCCAAGCATAAAGTTGATGTTTCACGAGAGCTTTTGGACGTTATAGACAGACGAATATCTGAAGTTAGGATAGCTAAGGATTCAAGTTCCCACGATATAGGTATCCTTGAAAGGGCGGTTGCTCCGGTTTTCCCGGAGCCCACAGGCCGGAAAATTCTGGCAATTGTTTCAACCTTCGGCACCGCTTTCTTCGGCGTGGTATTTGTGCTGGTTTATGCAATATTTAGTCCGGGCGTCAAGGTGCCCGGAGACCTTGATTCCATGACAGCCGTTGAATTTATAGGAACTCTTCCCAAAAAGAAGAATTCTACCCTTACCACTTATTTTTCTACGCTTCAGGTGGTGGTTAATAAGATCGACCAGCTCACAAGCAGCGGTACTATAATGGTAAGCTTCTCTTCAGTGAAGAATAAAGAGGGTAAGAGCACAATAATGGATGATATAACAGATATGAAATCCGTTACAGGCAAGAGGTTTTTGATCCTAAAGCGTGTAGTAGAAGAAGACGCAAAGAGGATTATTCAGGTGCCAAAGGAATCTATAATCAATTTCCAAGACTTCAGGGAAGAGAATATGGATCTGCCCGAGCCGGTTAGGATAAATGAAAGGGTCTCAAGGCTTTACTATATTATCGACAGCAACGTCAGCAAGATGAACATTCTTCCCGAAATGGTGGAAAACTTCAAAAACAGCTTCTCAGAATATGATTACATCTTCGTTGAGCTGTTTTCTCCGAAGAAAAATTATCAGGTTTCCAGCTGCATTATGCATTCTTCAAACTACAATATTCTTGTAACAAAGTATGGAAGCAATACAGTATCTGCTTTGGATAAGGTTACCAAACTTGCTTCAGCAGGGACCGACAAAAAAGTTGGTACAGTGATTAATTTTGGTGATTTAAGTTTGGGTTGATGTATAGATATGATTAGATGCACGATTTACATTTTGCTTGCTTCTCTTTTTCTTGGTTGTGCAAACAGAGAGAGATTCGTTCCGCACATAGTAGATTCACCGGAGATGGATAAGGCCGCCTATACATTTGTAGGCGCAAGGCCAAGAACAGAGCAGCAGGTGGTTGAACAGTTAAGAGAGCTTCAGAAGGTGCGGATGGAGCCCTACACTATCGGGATGTCTGATGTGCTTGATGTTCAGGTTTATAATGAGCCTGAGCTGAGTTCCAAAAATCTGACAGTTCGAACCGACGGATGTATTTCTCTGCCTTTGGTTGGTGATATAGAGGTTATGGAGCTCTCAGTAGCTCAGGCTACAGGAAAAATAGAAAAGGCTTACGAAAAGTATCTTGTAGAGCCGAGGGTTACTTTGAACCCCGTGGAAATGAAAAGCGGGAGTTTTACAATTCTCGGAAAGGTAACAGACTCGGGTACTTTCCCGATTTCAAGCCAGATGAATCTGCTGGATGCTATTGCAACAGCAGGGGGATTTCAAACGGGTATGTTTCGAGGGAACACTGTTGAAATGGCCGATCTGGAAAATTCTTACATAGTACGAGACGGAAAAACCCTACCCGTTGATTTTGTTAAACTTATCCGTGAGCAGGATATGCTGCACAATATACCTCTTCTGCCCGGGGATTATATATATGTGCCTTCTACAAGGAATCAGGAAATATACGTCTTTGGTGCTGTACCATCGCCGGCGGCTTATGCCTATCGCGATAATATGACAGTAAGCCATGCGATAACTTACTCCGGCGGCTTCAAGATTGGTGCAAGAAGGAAGGATCTCAGAGTTGTGAGGGGAGGGCTGAGCAATCCTGTAGTGTTTACGGTTAATTATCCCGAGATACTCGACGGCCAGATGCTGGACTTCAAATTGAAACCCGGAGATATCGTATATGTCCCACAGACGCCTATAGCTAACTGGAATGATTTGATCAGCCAGATTATGCCTACTTTCGAAACCCTTGATTATGCAGGCGTTACCAACAATGAGGACAACGGGCGTTGATAGAAGCTAAGTACATACAGTTTTTTCTGATTTTTATAACTGTTGTGCCGGTATGCTCTATCGTTATAAACCGGTTCCCTAAAACCTCATGGTTTTTTCTGGGTTTTTGCATATTTTTTACTTCAAAGCTGATAGACATAAATTTTTTCTCTCACGAATGGTTCCGAGGAACTTCAAGGGGCTTTGCGATTGGAATGGTGGATATGACAGTTATTATACTGCTCACCTACGCAATATCGAAAAAGGATAAATATCATCTTACCGGCTTGCCCAAGGGTTCACTGCTTTTCGGAGTTTTTTTTCTCGGCTGCGTTCTTTCAATGGTAAATGCGGAAAACAAACTGTTCTCCGGTTTTGAGCTGTTCAAATTTTTAAGGGTTTATACATTCTTCTGGCTGATGAACAATCTTCTTGTTACTCCTAAAATCATCAGAAGAGCATTTATATTTACTTCTTTTATAGCTATATATATAGCTATACTTGTAGCACAGCAGAAATATCTTATAGGCGAATTCCAGTCTTCAGGTCCTTTTCCGCATCAGAATTCGATGGTTATGTATATTTCTGTTTTTCTGTGCGTACACTTTTCAATGCTGATGTCTGCAAAAAAAACACCTGAGATGCTGTATTGGATTTTTATTATCGGGTTAGAGTTTTTCTGTGTTGTCTCAAGCCTTTCAAGAGCGGGTATGTTATGCACCATAATAGGTGTGTTCATTGTTTTCGTTCAGCAGATATCCTGGAGATTCAGTATGCGCAAGGTATTTGTTATCACGCTCTTCGCGCTAGTGGGCATGGCTGGGCTTTTGAAAGCGCTGGATTCTATTGTGGAGAGATTTGTCAATGCCCCTGAGGCATCTGCTGAAACCAGAGTTTCTCTTGCAATAGCTGCTCAAAAGATGGCAGATGAGAACATATTAGGAGTTGGAATAAATAATTTTACAAGGTATATGACTGTCGATTATCCTTACATAAGCCATATAGATATAGGTTGGGACGGCACTTTAGAAAATCAGGGGGCGCTTGTAGAAACAGTTTATTTGCTTACTGCCGCAGAAACCGGCTGGTATAATCTGGGAATATTTATTGCTTTCATTTTTTCATTTTATTTCAGGAATATTATGAATATCTTTAAGGCAAATGATATGAGGCTTAAAGTGATTTCAATGGGGCTCTGGGGCAGTTTGACGGCCATTTATGTGCAGTCAACGCTTGAATGGGTTCTCAGGCAAACTAACAACTTGTATCAGTTGATGTTTGTTTTTGCAGTTATTAATTGTGTGGACAGAATAAACAGAAAAGGCACCTTGCTTAAGCCTGCTGCAATGCTCAAGTAGAGCCTTGTTTTAGTAATATTTCTTAGAATAGCGTTTTTTTAAGGTGATATAAATGGAAAGAAAACTGAAGATTCTGCTGGGCGGCGTGCCGTTTGGCTGCAATAATGTAGGAGACGAGT
This window of the Sedimentisphaera salicampi genome carries:
- a CDS encoding O-antigen ligase family protein; translated protein: MIEAKYIQFFLIFITVVPVCSIVINRFPKTSWFFLGFCIFFTSKLIDINFFSHEWFRGTSRGFAIGMVDMTVIILLTYAISKKDKYHLTGLPKGSLLFGVFFLGCVLSMVNAENKLFSGFELFKFLRVYTFFWLMNNLLVTPKIIRRAFIFTSFIAIYIAILVAQQKYLIGEFQSSGPFPHQNSMVMYISVFLCVHFSMLMSAKKTPEMLYWIFIIGLEFFCVVSSLSRAGMLCTIIGVFIVFVQQISWRFSMRKVFVITLFALVGMAGLLKALDSIVERFVNAPEASAETRVSLAIAAQKMADENILGVGINNFTRYMTVDYPYISHIDIGWDGTLENQGALVETVYLLTAAETGWYNLGIFIAFIFSFYFRNIMNIFKANDMRLKVISMGLWGSLTAIYVQSTLEWVLRQTNNLYQLMFVFAVINCVDRINRKGTLLKPAAMLK
- a CDS encoding polysaccharide biosynthesis/export family protein: MIRCTIYILLASLFLGCANRERFVPHIVDSPEMDKAAYTFVGARPRTEQQVVEQLRELQKVRMEPYTIGMSDVLDVQVYNEPELSSKNLTVRTDGCISLPLVGDIEVMELSVAQATGKIEKAYEKYLVEPRVTLNPVEMKSGSFTILGKVTDSGTFPISSQMNLLDAIATAGGFQTGMFRGNTVEMADLENSYIVRDGKTLPVDFVKLIREQDMLHNIPLLPGDYIYVPSTRNQEIYVFGAVPSPAAYAYRDNMTVSHAITYSGGFKIGARRKDLRVVRGGLSNPVVFTVNYPEILDGQMLDFKLKPGDIVYVPQTPIANWNDLISQIMPTFETLDYAGVTNNEDNGR